The Toxorhynchites rutilus septentrionalis strain SRP chromosome 3, ASM2978413v1, whole genome shotgun sequence genome includes a region encoding these proteins:
- the LOC129778074 gene encoding uncharacterized protein LOC129778074, whose translation MMVADFVTRQQNGSPINGEIPGQNHNNSNMPAHSALLMSNNSTGRGSPTSAEEDFNGNGYDMAAHLKRKELFSQRKQREFIPDNKKDDSYWDRRRRNNEAAKRSREKRRFNDMVLEQRVVELTKENHVLKAQLDAIKSKYNICGENLVSVDQIMATLPTNEQVLSSTKRVKITSTSPIGFPLARTPVPQPSLTPQPGSQLAHHHNAPHAQQQAIQQQLTAQQQPPQQLSQQAAVIHPNPNIESPPPQSIASQLQQITIQHTNSHYGHHSPAASLYREYEPMSTGSTRCESTKHEPTIRSPLARVDLLDRDEHRSEPFTDHRERNRERDRDREMDRDDIPVLQVPPFGSANSHINGPHISHHPYSSTYTIPNYPASYAGSLYPSPPREINALLTANVLNLSRRAPSPYETSNGTASNSSHSSSGDDDHDLREPIHDHNNSLPVKLRHKSHLGDKDAASALLALQNIKQEPQIRPSSPWDDGDGSSDERDSGISTEWPTKAEQKMMVPIPSSPPSTSVSSLTGGNIVGGKITSIPASVVISKKAEENIHLQSKLARLESEVATIKNMMISNTAGSGFGVTAAAQ comes from the exons ATGATGGTTGCGGATTTTGTAACACGGCAGCAGAACGGTTCGCCAATCAACGGTGAAATACCCGGCCAGAATCATAACAACTCCAATATGCCTG CACACAGTGCCTTGCTTATGAGCAACAATTCAACGGGACGCGGAAGTCCCACGAGTGCGGAGGAGGACTTCAACGGCAATGGGTACGATATGGCGGCCCACCTCAAGCGCAAGGAGCTATTCTCCCAGCGCAAGCAGCGCGAATTCATCCCCGACAACAAGAAAGACGACAGCTATTGGGATCGACGTCGTCGCAACAACGAGGCGGCGAAACGGTCCCGCGAGAAGCGTCGCTTCAACGATATGGTCCTAGAGCAACGGGTAGTCGAACTGACCAAAGAGAACCATGTGCTAAAAGCGCAGCTGGATGCTATCAAAAGCAAGTACAACATCTGCGGCGAAAACTTAGTGAGTGTCGATCAGATCATGGCCACGCTGCCAACCAACGAACAGGTGCTAAGTTCGACCAAACGCGTCAAGATCACCAGCACATCCCCGATAGGGTTCCCACTGGCAAGAACGCCAGTCCCGCAGCCTTCTCTGACACCCCAGCCAGGATCACAGCTAGCGCATCATCATAATGCGCCCCATGCCCAGCAACAGGCTATCCAGCAGCAACTTACAGCCCAACAACAACCTCCTCAGCAGCTATCCCAGCAAGCCGCAGTCATTCACCCCAACCCCAACATCGAGTCACCACCGCCACAATCCATCGCCTCCCAACTCCAGCAGATCACAATCCAGCACACAAACTCTCACTACGGTCATCATTCGCCAGCCGCCAGTCTATACCGCGAGTACGAACCCATGTCCACTGGTAGCACCCGCTGCGAAAGCACTAAGCACGAGCCAACCATTCGAAGCCCCCTGGCCAGGGTGGACCTACTGGATCGAGACGAGCATCGAAGCGAACCCTTTACCGACCATCGGGAACGTAACCGCGAGCGGGATCGGGATCGCGAAATGGATCGCGACGACATTCCCGTACTGCAAGTTCCTCCCTTCGGCTCAGCAAACTCGCACATCAATGGACCCCATATCTCGCACCACCCATACTCCTCGACCTACACGATACCCAACTATCCGGCTAGCTACGCTGGTAGTCTCTACCCGTCACCCCCACGGGAGATCAACGCACTACTAACCGCGAACGTACTCAACCTCAGTCGCCGAGCACCATCCCCGTACGAAACCTCCAACGGGACGGCGTCCAACAGCAGTCACAGTAGTTCCGGCGATGATGATCACGATTTGCGTGAACCGATCCACGATCACAACAACAGCTTACCGGTGAAGCTGCGCCACAAGTCCCATCTCGGCGACAAGGACGCAGCCTCCGCTCTTCTTGCCCTGCAGAACATCAAACAGGAACCCCAGATTCGGCCTTCGTCCCCGTGGGACGATGGCGACGGATCGTCGGATGAGCGCGACTCAGGCATCTCAACCGAGTGGCCAACGAAAGCGGAGCAGAAAATGATGGTCCCAATCCCGTCGTCTCCCCCCTCGACGTCGGTTTCCTCGCTCACCGGGGGAAACATCGTAGGTGGGAAGATAACCTCCATCCCGGCGTCGGTCGTCATCAGCAAAAAGGCCGAGGAAAACATCCATCTCCAGTCGAAATTGGCCCGGCTGGAGTCGGAAGTGGCCACTATCAAGAACATGATGATTTCCAACACCGCTGGCAGCGGATTTGGTGTCACGGCGGCGGCACAGTGA